One uncultured Methanobrevibacter sp. DNA segment encodes these proteins:
- the asd gene encoding aspartate-semialdehyde dehydrogenase, with protein MVNVGILGATGMVGQRFIQLLADHPDFEITALAASSRSAGKRYEDATTWYMDNEMPESVRDIEVVETNPDAMDNDVDIVFSSLPTDFALKVEKEFAKDYVVASNASAHRMKKNIPLVIPEVNPECLDMIDAQQKENDWDGFIVTNPNCSTIALALTLKPVVDNFNVNSIRVSTMQAVSGAGYNGVPSMAIVDNLVPYIGSEEEKMESESLYLLGSYDGNDVVRADFKLSASCHRVAVIDGHTEAVFIELDDDFDIEDVKDSMANFKGLPQELDLFSAPENPVIVREEENRPQPRMDRNAGNGMAVSVGRLRKDTVFDNSFKYVLVGHNTIRGAAGASILNAELINDKIL; from the coding sequence ATGGTAAATGTTGGTATTCTTGGTGCTACAGGAATGGTAGGTCAAAGATTTATACAATTGTTAGCTGATCATCCTGATTTTGAAATTACTGCATTGGCTGCTTCTTCAAGGTCTGCTGGTAAAAGATATGAAGATGCCACAACATGGTATATGGATAATGAAATGCCAGAATCTGTTAGGGACATTGAAGTAGTTGAAACTAATCCTGATGCAATGGATAATGATGTGGATATTGTATTTTCATCTCTTCCAACTGATTTTGCACTAAAAGTTGAAAAAGAATTTGCTAAAGACTATGTTGTTGCAAGTAATGCCAGCGCTCACAGGATGAAAAAGAATATTCCATTAGTAATTCCTGAAGTAAATCCTGAATGCTTAGATATGATTGATGCTCAACAAAAGGAAAATGACTGGGACGGATTCATTGTTACCAATCCTAATTGTTCCACTATTGCTTTAGCTTTAACATTAAAACCTGTTGTTGATAATTTTAATGTAAACTCCATTAGAGTTTCAACCATGCAGGCTGTATCCGGCGCAGGATATAATGGTGTTCCGTCAATGGCTATTGTAGATAATCTCGTACCATACATAGGAAGTGAAGAAGAGAAAATGGAAAGCGAATCATTGTATCTTTTAGGTTCTTATGATGGTAATGATGTGGTTCGTGCAGATTTCAAATTAAGTGCATCATGTCATAGGGTAGCTGTAATTGATGGTCATACTGAAGCGGTGTTCATTGAGTTGGATGATGACTTTGACATTGAAGATGTTAAAGATAGTATGGCTAACTTCAAAGGATTGCCACAAGAACTTGATTTGTTCTCAGCTCCTGAAAATCCTGTGATTGTTCGTGAAGAAGAAAACAGACCACAACCTAGAATGGATAGAAATGCAGGAAATGGTATGGCTGTTAGTGTTGGTAGATTAAGAAAAGACACAGTATTTGATAATAGCTTTAAATATGTTCTTGTAGGTCATAATACTATTCGTGGTGCTGCTGGAGCTTCCATATTGAATGCTGAATTGATTAATGATAAAATCTTGTGA
- the thsA gene encoding thermosome subunit alpha, with product MAQGQPIFILPEGTNRSVGRDAQRNNILAGKVLAETVRTTLGPKGMDKMLVDGLGDIVVTNDGVTILKEMDIEHPAAKMLVEVAKTQEDEVGDGTTTAVIIAGELLKKSENLLDSDIHPTIIAMGYRKAAEKAQEILDEIAIDDVDSEILLKVAMTAMTGKGTEAAREPLAKLIVEAVEAVEEDGEVDIDNIKIEKKDGAVVEESNLVEGVIVDKERVHPGMPSEIKDAKIALINAPLEVKETEMDAEITITDPAQMQAFIEQEEKMVKDMVDKVVGAGANVLFAQKGIDDLAQHYLSKAGVLAVRRVKKSDIEKLSRATGANVVTNLDDLTEDDLGIAGTVEERKISGEDMIFVEECSGAKSVTLFVRGSTKHIVDEIVRAIEDAIGVVAATVEDDKVVAGGGAPEIAMAKKLKDYAESISGREQLAVNAFAEALEIVPKTLAENAGLDSIDSLVDLRAAQEDSFYMGLDVFTGEVADMKEAGVIEPKRVKKQAIQSASEAAEMILRIDDVIASTKGPEDMGMDPSAMGGMPPMM from the coding sequence ATGGCACAAGGACAACCAATTTTTATTTTACCTGAAGGTACTAACAGGTCTGTCGGTAGAGATGCACAAAGAAATAACATTTTAGCTGGAAAAGTATTAGCTGAAACTGTAAGAACTACTTTAGGTCCAAAAGGAATGGACAAAATGTTAGTTGACGGACTTGGTGATATTGTAGTAACCAATGACGGTGTAACAATCTTAAAAGAAATGGATATTGAACATCCTGCAGCAAAAATGCTCGTAGAAGTTGCAAAAACCCAAGAAGATGAAGTTGGAGATGGAACTACTACTGCAGTTATCATTGCTGGAGAATTATTAAAAAAATCCGAAAACTTACTCGATTCTGACATTCACCCAACTATCATAGCTATGGGATACAGAAAAGCAGCAGAAAAAGCACAAGAAATCTTAGATGAAATCGCAATCGATGACGTAGATTCTGAAATTTTACTCAAAGTAGCTATGACTGCTATGACCGGTAAAGGAACCGAAGCAGCTCGTGAACCATTAGCAAAATTAATCGTTGAAGCTGTTGAAGCAGTAGAAGAAGACGGTGAAGTTGATATCGATAACATCAAAATCGAGAAAAAAGATGGTGCTGTTGTTGAAGAATCCAACTTAGTTGAAGGTGTAATTGTAGACAAAGAAAGAGTACACCCAGGTATGCCATCTGAAATCAAAGATGCAAAAATCGCATTAATCAACGCTCCATTAGAAGTAAAAGAAACTGAAATGGACGCTGAAATTACCATTACTGACCCTGCTCAAATGCAAGCTTTCATTGAACAAGAAGAAAAAATGGTTAAAGACATGGTAGATAAAGTAGTTGGCGCTGGTGCAAACGTATTATTCGCACAAAAAGGTATTGATGATTTAGCACAACACTACTTATCCAAAGCTGGCGTTTTAGCTGTAAGAAGAGTTAAAAAATCTGACATTGAAAAATTATCCAGAGCAACCGGTGCTAATGTTGTAACTAACTTAGATGACTTAACTGAAGATGATTTAGGTATTGCTGGAACTGTTGAAGAAAGAAAAATCTCCGGTGAAGACATGATCTTCGTAGAAGAATGTTCCGGTGCAAAATCAGTAACCTTATTCGTAAGAGGTAGTACCAAACACATTGTAGATGAAATTGTAAGAGCAATTGAAGATGCAATCGGTGTTGTAGCAGCTACTGTAGAAGATGACAAAGTTGTTGCTGGTGGAGGAGCTCCTGAAATTGCAATGGCTAAAAAACTCAAAGATTACGCAGAATCCATTTCTGGAAGAGAACAATTAGCTGTAAACGCATTTGCAGAAGCTTTAGAAATCGTACCAAAAACCTTAGCTGAAAACGCAGGTTTAGACAGCATCGACTCATTAGTAGATTTAAGAGCTGCACAAGAAGACTCATTCTACATGGGATTAGATGTATTCACTGGTGAAGTAGCAGATATGAAAGAAGCTGGTGTAATTGAACCTAAACGTGTCAAAAAACAAGCAATCCAATCTGCATCTGAAGCAGCTGAAATGATTTTAAGAATCGATGATGTAATTGCATCCACAAAAGGCCCTGAAGACATGGGTATGGATCCTTCCGCAATGGGCGGAATGCCTCCAATGATGTAA
- the dapA gene encoding 4-hydroxy-tetrahydrodipicolinate synthase, protein MRFEGTYVAMVTPFDKNEQIDEEGFRSNINYLIDQGVNGLVGAGTTGESATIDHEEHKKIIEILVDEVDGRVETVAGTGSNSTYEAADLTNFAADAGADAALLITPYYNKPQQHALIEHYRYVAEKSELPIIAYNVPSRTGVDMTVDTIVELAKIDYIDAVKEASGSVDKISDIYRALQHEGLEDDFNILSGEDSLTLPIMAVGGTGVISASANIDAKRMVLMVDSILNDDYTRAMELHYEMVELIRTLFIESNPVPVKTAMNLMGLPSGPLRLPLVDMKDENLEQLKKALKDSNLI, encoded by the coding sequence ATGAGATTTGAAGGTACATATGTTGCAATGGTTACTCCATTCGATAAAAACGAACAGATTGATGAAGAAGGTTTCAGGTCAAATATAAACTATTTGATTGATCAAGGAGTAAATGGTTTGGTTGGAGCTGGAACTACTGGTGAATCAGCTACAATTGACCATGAAGAACACAAAAAAATCATTGAAATTTTAGTTGATGAAGTTGATGGTAGAGTAGAAACAGTCGCTGGAACTGGAAGTAATTCTACATATGAAGCTGCTGATCTTACTAATTTTGCTGCTGATGCAGGAGCGGATGCAGCTTTATTAATAACTCCATACTACAACAAACCACAACAACACGCTTTGATTGAACATTATAGGTATGTGGCTGAAAAATCTGAATTGCCTATTATTGCTTACAATGTTCCATCCCGTACTGGTGTTGACATGACTGTTGACACTATTGTTGAACTTGCAAAAATTGACTATATTGATGCTGTTAAAGAAGCTAGTGGAAGCGTTGACAAAATATCCGATATCTACAGAGCACTTCAACATGAAGGTCTTGAAGACGACTTCAACATACTTTCCGGTGAAGATTCCTTAACATTGCCTATTATGGCTGTAGGTGGAACAGGTGTTATTAGTGCATCAGCTAATATTGATGCAAAAAGAATGGTTTTGATGGTTGACAGCATCTTAAATGATGATTACACAAGAGCAATGGAACTTCACTATGAAATGGTTGAATTAATCAGAACTCTTTTCATAGAAAGTAATCCAGTGCCTGTAAAAACCGCAATGAATCTTATGGGTCTTCCTTCTGGTCCTTTAAGATTGCCGTTAGTCGACATGAAAGATGAAAATTTAGAACAACTTAAAAAAGCATTAAAAGATTCTAATTTAATTTAA
- the dapB gene encoding 4-hydroxy-tetrahydrodipicolinate reductase: MIKVAVTGAAGRMGSGIIRKISQQDDMEVVAAIEIPNTPLEGKDAGIQAGIGEIGVKITGSQNLEEALKTSGADVLVDFTIAHAAVDTIKRATGCGVSVVVGTTGMSEEQMEENIKNIKENNVSAVISSNMAIGVNVFFNTLKKLAPLLYDFDIEIIEAHHNQKQDAPSGTAVTAFEVIADALDRDPEEVGVYGREGMVGKRTKEEIGIHAVRGGDIVGDHTVMFVGDGERIEVKHQAHTREVFIAGVIRAIRFVPTAEKGVVSSMNDVLGLE, from the coding sequence ATGATTAAAGTAGCAGTTACTGGAGCAGCAGGAAGAATGGGCTCCGGTATTATTAGAAAAATATCACAACAAGATGATATGGAAGTTGTTGCAGCTATTGAAATTCCAAATACTCCTCTTGAAGGAAAAGATGCTGGAATTCAAGCTGGAATTGGCGAAATAGGCGTTAAAATTACTGGATCTCAAAATTTAGAAGAAGCATTAAAAACATCCGGTGCAGATGTTCTTGTTGATTTCACAATCGCTCATGCAGCTGTTGATACTATTAAACGTGCAACTGGATGTGGAGTTTCCGTTGTTGTCGGTACTACTGGAATGTCAGAAGAACAAATGGAAGAGAACATCAAAAACATTAAAGAAAATAATGTTTCTGCAGTTATTTCATCAAATATGGCTATCGGAGTTAATGTATTCTTCAACACTTTAAAGAAGTTAGCTCCATTATTATATGATTTTGATATTGAAATTATTGAAGCGCATCACAATCAAAAACAGGATGCACCATCCGGAACTGCAGTTACTGCATTTGAAGTAATTGCTGATGCTCTTGACCGTGACCCTGAAGAAGTTGGCGTTTATGGTAGAGAGGGAATGGTTGGAAAAAGAACCAAGGAAGAAATTGGTATCCATGCTGTTCGTGGTGGAGATATCGTAGGTGACCACACTGTAATGTTTGTTGGTGACGGTGAAAGAATAGAAGTTAAACACCAAGCTCATACTAGAGAAGTATTTATTGCTGGTGTTATTAGAGCAATTCGTTTTGTTCCTACTGCTGAAAAAGGTGTTGTAAGCAGTATGAATGATGTTTTAGGTTTAGAATAG